One window of the Triticum dicoccoides isolate Atlit2015 ecotype Zavitan chromosome 3B, WEW_v2.0, whole genome shotgun sequence genome contains the following:
- the LOC119279556 gene encoding uncharacterized protein LOC119279556 translates to MDGEPLWHRSFPGNVRQELIHSLGSSTKEASPQSDLWTGGLVCAFEFVRGHGFASPPNLSRNNSSQYSKDHSAAMDPTKLPITRLGDVSSQGSEDSEEPKPACKHGKASPESYWVPIGWRRIAELAEMVEEDAAWDGQGMGGLMDDGDQCCDITVADVAAPYWQRPAGPTWWCHVTAGHPAVDAWLAGARWLHPAIRVALRDESMLISEKMKHLLYEVPVRVAGGLLFELLGQSVGDPAGDEDDIPIVLRAWQAQNFLITALHVKGSATNINVIAVTEVQELLSACGSTAPKSIHEVVAHLASRLARWDDRLWRKYVFGAADEIELKFVNRRNQEDLNLLCIIFNQDIRRLATQVIRVKWSLHAREEIIFELLQYLRGTATRFLLEGIRKDTRQMIEEQEAVRGRLFTIQDVMQSTVRAWLQDKSLRITHNLTIFGGCGLILSIITGLFGINVDGIPGAKNTPYAFALFSGLLFLVGFMLIIVGIVYFGLQKPVSDEQVQVRKLELQQLVSMFQHEAETHAKVREGVLRSDLPPRAADLIYDNVRKLGRYFSFEAKCEPALQGYHLVSLCTL, encoded by the exons ATGGACGGCGAGCCTCTGTGGCACAGGAGCTTCCCCGGCAACGTCAGGCAAGAGCTCATTCACAGCCTCGGCAGCTCCACCAAGGAAGCCTCGCCGCAGTCCGACCTGTGGACCGGAGGCCTCGTCTGCGCCTTCGAGTTCGTCCGCGGCCACGGCTTCGCTAGCCCGCCCAATCTCTCACGGAACAACTCCTCGCAATACTCCAAAGACCATTCAGCAGCCATGGATCCCACGAAGCTACCCATCACAAGGTTGGGAGACGTTTCATCTCAAG GTTCGGAGGACAGCGAGGAGCCGAAGCCGGCGTGCAAGCACGGGAAGGCGTCGCCGGAGAGCTACTGGGTGCCCATCGGGTGGAGGAGGATAGCGGAGCTGGCGGAAATGGTGGAGGAGGACGCGGCGTGGGACGGGCAGGGGATGGGCGGCCTCATGGACGACGGCGACCAGTGCTGCGACATCACCGTGGCCGATGTCGCCGCGCCGTACTGGCAGAGGCCGGCGGGGCCGACCTGGTGGTGCCACGTGACGGCGGGACACCCGGCGGTGGATGCCTGGCTTGCCGGCGCGCGATGGCTCCACCCGGCGATCCGCGTGGCGCTCAGGGACGAGAGCATGCTCATCAGTGAGAAGATGAAGCATCTACTGTATGAG GTCCCGGTTAGAGTTGCAGGTGGCTTGCTATTCGAGCTATTGGGCCAGTCCGTGGGCGATCCGGCCGGCGACGAGGATGACATTCCTATTGTGCTCCGTGCATGGCAAGCTCAAAATTTTCTTATAACAGCGCTTCATGTGAAAGGTTCTGCGACCAACATTAACGTCATAGCGGTTACAGAGGTTCAG GAGCTTCTTTCTGCATGTGGAAGCACAGCTCCTAAAAGTATCCATGAAGTTGTAGCGCATTTGGCTTCCCGCCTTGCTCGATGGGACGATAG ATTGTGGCGTAAATACGTGTTTGGTGCAGCCGatgaaattgaacttaaatttgtaAACAG GAGGAATCAGGAAGACCTAAACCTGCTGTGCATAATATTTAACCAAGACATTAGAAGGTTAGCCACCCAG GTTATCAGGGTGAAATGGTCACTGCATGCTAGAGAGGAGATAATATTTGAGCTGCTCCAGTATCTGAGGGGAACTGCCACCAGGTTCTTGCTTGAAGGTATCAGGAAAGACACAAGGCAAATGATAGAAGAGCAAGAGGCTGTCCGCGGCCGGTTGTTCACCATCCAGGATGTGATGCAGAGCACTGTGCGTGCCTGGTTGCAG GATAAGAGCCTTCGCATCACGCATAACCTAACCATTTTTGGTGGGTGTGGCCTCATTCTGTCAATCATCACCGGATTGTTTGGGATCAACGTGGACGGCATCCCAGGAGCTAAAAACACTCCATATGCTTTTGCGTTGTTCTCCGGGCTTCTGTTCCTGGTTGGGTTCATGCTGATCATTGTGGGAATCGTCTATTTCGGACTGCAGAAACCGGTCAGTGATGAGCAGGTCCAAGTGAGAAAGTTGGAGCTCCAGCAGCTAGTCTCCATGTTCCAGCACGAGGCCGAGACACACGCCAAAGTGAGAGAAGGAGTCCTGAGGAGCGACTTGCCTCCTAGAGCAGCTGATCTCATCTATGATAATG TGCGTAAGCTTGGAAGGTATTTCTCGTTCGAAGCAAAGTGTGAGCCAGCGCTTCAAGGTTATCACTTGGTTTCGCTTTGCACCCTGTAG